The Oncorhynchus tshawytscha isolate Ot180627B linkage group LG08, Otsh_v2.0, whole genome shotgun sequence genome window below encodes:
- the LOC112256612 gene encoding uncharacterized protein LOC112256612: MERPIQPLKTIFHRLSSAKPRGDNKSFGHLRPLSVYSRMITCENGRVSPSGTNQSWNSSNPFCNLKIEIVNNNAPTRHKRRLDDSCLDDTYETTYKKPCSPKAISPDLACVVVSCSILPGVATVSPTTDLQKVPSSVENTVKDKGTSEAVICVPNSDHIQCGQAGEAGSRPGGAAAPGGPVSNGSETLSHEPEKVSMDLGPVFDFDVDDIMCLSPIDSDRGSDEGIEAFVNSCNSFYDDCTRNPSDGDTQQTKPFLAHSSTQNHVSRKGYDVGEREEGKGEKMVGERGKEGNEEINHQEEEEVVSIEGFFSRSYLAALKAGKDVSQAVPPLQPRISSSPLFMGREVMQRLQVAVSDDGEPPCPPGFPDPIGGQAMVCQPHQSFTSEDVAYGLYGAPLVPVEGADEGLEGTAGDDLSIGAPILESSLCHIAPVEFNAGCEGNVVEGGGGVLDSVQECQVTLLAEEVTVEPSYENAFPLQVQVRSVLVVPSVQQSSSSQPSTLPEQKVSETRSVQKPSLEKNVVKTTTRPVQKPSPGQNIIKNTIVQKPSLGQKVTKIKPVQAASTSSDQKVVNTRPVQKTAPRPVVYDREEDWQREKWLYVDSVTRHIRENIGAGEGVMTELLNLMNHVADQRPGTDGRQWQHPSDLTRRNYQRRFGNDRTNYTLDEWQNQNYRNHQRFANLPQIFERRPVL, translated from the exons ATGGAGAGGCCTATCCAGCCTCTGAAGACAATATTTCATAGGCTAAGTAGTGCAAAACCAAGAGGAGATAATAAGAGTTTTGGGCACTTGAGACCACTCTCTGTTTATTCTAGAATGATAACTTGTGAAAACGGTAGGGTTAGTCCTAGCGGCACTAACCAGTCATGGAATTCATCCAATCCATTCTGCAACTTGAAAATAGAGATTGTGAACAACAATGCCCCTACAAGACACAAGAGGCGATTGGATGACTCCTGCCTTGATGACACGTACGAGACTACATACAAAAAGCCCTGCAGTCCTAAGGCCATCTCCCCAGACCTGGCTTGTGTTGTAGTTTCATGCAGCATCCTTCCAGGTGTAGCCACTGTCTCCCCTACCACTGACCTCCAAAAAGTGCCATCTAGTGTTGAAAATACAGTCAAAGATAAAGGTACATCCGAAGCTGTGATATGTGTGCCAAACTCTGATCATATCCAGTGTGGCCAAGCAGGAGAGGCTGGAAGTAGACCGGGTGGTGCTGCAGCTCCAGGCGGCCCCGTATCAAACGGGTCTGAGACCCTGAGCCATGAGCCTGAGAAAGTCTCGATGGACCTTGGTCCTGTTTTTGACTTTGACGTTGACGACATCATGTGCCTGAGCCCCATTGACAGCGACAGGGGGAGCGATGAGGGCATTGAAGCCTTTGTCAATAGCTGTAACAGTTTTTACGACGACTGCACCCGTAACCCCAGTGACGGCGACACCCAGCAAACTAAGCCTTTCTTAGCTCATAGTTCAACACAGAACCATGTTTCAAGGAAGGGATATGACGTAGGAGAgcgggaggaggggaaaggagagaagatGGTGGGAGAAAGGGGAAAAGAGGGCAATGAGGAGATAAACcatcaggaggaagaggaggttgtGAGCATTGAGGGTTTTTTTTCCAGGTCCTACCTTGCGGCACTTAAAGCAGGAAAGGACGTGTCTCAGGCTGTGCCACCCCTGCAGCCCCGCATCTCGTCCAGCCCTTTGTTTATGGGGAGGGAGGTGATGCAGAGGCTGCAGGTGGCTGTGTCAGATGATGGGGAGCCTCCATGTCCTCCAGGGTTCCCTGATCCCATTGGGGGCCAGGCTATGGTTTGCCAGCCGCACCAGTCTTTCACTTCGGAGGATGTAGCTTATGGGTTATATGGGGCACCTCTGGTCCCAGTGGAGGGTGCAGATGAGGGCTTGGAGGGTACGGCAGGGGACGATTTGAGTATCGGTGCCCCGATACTGGAGTCCTCATTGTGTCACATTGCCCCAGTGGAGTTCAATGCGGGTTGTGAGGGAAATGTggtggagggtggggggggtgtgCTTGATTCAGTTCAGGAGTGCCAGGTCACACTCCTGGCTGAAGAGGTAACCGTGGAGCCCAGCTACGAGAACGCCTTTCCTCTCCAAGTCCAG GTGAGGTCAGTATTGGTGGTTCCCAGCGTGCaacagagcagcagcagccaACCCTCAACGCTGCCTGAGCAGAAAGTGTCTGAGACCAGGTCTGTGCAGAAACCTTCTCTGGAGAAGAATGTTGTCAAGACGACCACAAGACCTGTCCAGAAACCTTCACCTGGACAGAACATTATCAAGAACACAATTGTCCAGAAACCTTCGCTTGGGCAGAAAGTGACAAAGATAAAACCTGTCCAGGCAGCTTCAACTTCGTCTGACCAGAAAGTGGTCAATACAAGACCTGTCCAGAAAACTGCACCAAG GCCAGTGGTCTATGACAGGGAGGAGGACTGGCAGCGTGAGAAGTGGCTCTATGTGGACTCAGTCACCAGACACATAAGGGAGAACATTGGTGCAGGAGAAG GGGTGATGACTGAGCTGCTGAACCTGATGAACCATGTGGCCGATCAGAGACCAGGCACCGACGGCAGGCAGTGGCAGCACCCCTCGGATCTCACCCGCAG AAATTACCAAAGACGATTTGGAAATGACAGAACAAATTACACTCTGGACGAATGGCAGAACCAGAACTACAGGAACCACCAGCGCTTTGCCAATCTCCCACAGATCTTTGAGAGAAGACCAGTTCTGTAA